In the genome of Equus asinus isolate D_3611 breed Donkey chromosome 9, EquAss-T2T_v2, whole genome shotgun sequence, one region contains:
- the SLC36A3 gene encoding proton-coupled amino acid transporter 3 isoform X2, with translation MLKTSLLGRDYNSEPDSLDDGSKSPSESSSTTTSENTLSNRLKPKQRCDAIGMLQTLIHLLKCNIGTGLLGLPLAIKNAGLLVGPISLLAIGILTVHCMVILLNCAHHLSQRLQKTFVDYGEAMMYSLETCPNAWLRTHSMWGRYTVSFLLIITQLGFCSVYFMFMADNLQQMVEEAHVTSNTCQPRKSLVLIPILDIRFYMLIILPFLVLLVFIQNLKVLSIFSTLANITTLGSMALIFEYIVQGIPDPSKLPLMASWKTFLLFFGTAIFTFEGVGMVLSLKNQMKQPQRFSFVLYLGMSLVIVLYICLGTLGYMKFGPNTQASITLNLPNCWLYQSVKLMYSVGIFFTYTLQFHVPAEIIIPVVISQVSENWALSVDLSVRTVLVCLTCISAILIPRLDLVISLVGSVSSSALALIIPPILELITFYPEDMSCVTIAKDIMISILGLLGCVFGTYQALYELTQPISYFIANSTYA, from the exons ATGTTGAAGACGTCATTGCTTGGAAGGGACTACAACAGTGAGCCCGACTCCTTGGATGATGGGTCCAAGTCCCCCTCAGAGAGTAGCAGCACCACCACTTCAGAGAAT ACTCTTTCTAAcaggttaaaaccaaagcaaaggtg TGATGCAATTGG GATGCTGCAAACCTTGATCCATTTATTGAAATGCAACATCGGCACAGGCCTCCTGGGGCTTCCCCTGGCCATCAAAAATGCCGGCTTACTG GTCGGCCCTATCAGCCTGCTGGCCATCGGGATCCTCACCGTGCACTGCATGGTCATCCTGTTGAACTGTGCCCATCACCTCAGTCAGAG ACTGCAGAAGACTTTCGTGGACTATGGAGAGGCCATGATGTACAGCCTCGAAACCTGCCCCAACGCCTGGCTGAGGACCCACTCGATGTGGGGGAG gtACACTGTCAGCTTCTTATTAATCATCACCCAGCTGGGCTTCTGCAGTGTTTATTTTATGTTCATGGCAGACAACTTACAACAG atggtggaagaagccCACGTGACGTCCAACACCTGCCAGCCCAGGAAGAGCCTGGTGCTGATCCCCATCCTGGACATTCGTTTCTACATGCTGATCATCCTGCCCTTCCTGGTCCTGTTGGTGTTTATCCAGAATCTCAAGGTGCTGTCCATCTTCTCGACACTGGCCAACATCACTACCTTGGGGAGCATGGCTCTGATCTTTGAGTATAtcgtgcag gGGATTCCAGATCCCAGCAAACTACCCTTGATGGCAAGCTGGAAGACCTTCTTGCTGTTCTTCGGTACAGCCATCTTCACATTTGAAGGCGTTGGCATG GTTCTGTCTCTCAAAAACCAGATGAAGCAACCACAgcggttttcttttgttttgtacttGGGGATGTCCCTTGTCATCGTCCTCTACATCTGCCTGGGGACACTGGGCTACATGAAGTTTGGACCAAACACCCAGGCCAGCATCACCCTCAACTTGCCCAACTGCTG GTTGTACCAGTCAGTCAAGTTGATGTACTCTGTCGGCATCTTCTTCACCTACACTCTCCAGTTCCACGTCCCAGCGGAGATCATCATCCCCGTTGTCatctcccaggtgtcagagaacTGGGCACTGTCTGTAGACCTGTCTGTCCGCACAGTCTTGGTCTGTCTGACTT GTATCTCAGCCATCCTCATCCCGCGCCTGGACCTGGTCATCTCCTTGGTGGGCTCGGTGAGCAGCAGTGCCCTGGCCCTCATCATCCCACCCATCCTGGAGCTCATCACTTTTTACCCTGAAGACATGAGCTGTGTCACTATTGCAAAGGACATCATGATCAGCATTCTAGGCCTTCTGGGTTGTGTATTTGGGACATACCAAGCCCTCTATGAGTTGACCCAACCCATCAGCTATTTCATAGCCAACTCCACATATGCataa
- the SLC36A3 gene encoding proton-coupled amino acid transporter 3 isoform X1, which produces MLKTSLLGRDYNSEPDSLDDGSKSPSESSSTTTSENVRPAEEANRLTMLQTLIHLLKCNIGTGLLGLPLAIKNAGLLVGPISLLAIGILTVHCMVILLNCAHHLSQRLQKTFVDYGEAMMYSLETCPNAWLRTHSMWGRYTVSFLLIITQLGFCSVYFMFMADNLQQMVEEAHVTSNTCQPRKSLVLIPILDIRFYMLIILPFLVLLVFIQNLKVLSIFSTLANITTLGSMALIFEYIVQGIPDPSKLPLMASWKTFLLFFGTAIFTFEGVGMVLSLKNQMKQPQRFSFVLYLGMSLVIVLYICLGTLGYMKFGPNTQASITLNLPNCWLYQSVKLMYSVGIFFTYTLQFHVPAEIIIPVVISQVSENWALSVDLSVRTVLVCLTCISAILIPRLDLVISLVGSVSSSALALIIPPILELITFYPEDMSCVTIAKDIMISILGLLGCVFGTYQALYELTQPISYFIANSTYA; this is translated from the exons ATGTTGAAGACGTCATTGCTTGGAAGGGACTACAACAGTGAGCCCGACTCCTTGGATGATGGGTCCAAGTCCCCCTCAGAGAGTAGCAGCACCACCACTTCAGAGAATGTCCGTCCTGCTGAGGAAGCCAACCGACTAAC GATGCTGCAAACCTTGATCCATTTATTGAAATGCAACATCGGCACAGGCCTCCTGGGGCTTCCCCTGGCCATCAAAAATGCCGGCTTACTG GTCGGCCCTATCAGCCTGCTGGCCATCGGGATCCTCACCGTGCACTGCATGGTCATCCTGTTGAACTGTGCCCATCACCTCAGTCAGAG ACTGCAGAAGACTTTCGTGGACTATGGAGAGGCCATGATGTACAGCCTCGAAACCTGCCCCAACGCCTGGCTGAGGACCCACTCGATGTGGGGGAG gtACACTGTCAGCTTCTTATTAATCATCACCCAGCTGGGCTTCTGCAGTGTTTATTTTATGTTCATGGCAGACAACTTACAACAG atggtggaagaagccCACGTGACGTCCAACACCTGCCAGCCCAGGAAGAGCCTGGTGCTGATCCCCATCCTGGACATTCGTTTCTACATGCTGATCATCCTGCCCTTCCTGGTCCTGTTGGTGTTTATCCAGAATCTCAAGGTGCTGTCCATCTTCTCGACACTGGCCAACATCACTACCTTGGGGAGCATGGCTCTGATCTTTGAGTATAtcgtgcag gGGATTCCAGATCCCAGCAAACTACCCTTGATGGCAAGCTGGAAGACCTTCTTGCTGTTCTTCGGTACAGCCATCTTCACATTTGAAGGCGTTGGCATG GTTCTGTCTCTCAAAAACCAGATGAAGCAACCACAgcggttttcttttgttttgtacttGGGGATGTCCCTTGTCATCGTCCTCTACATCTGCCTGGGGACACTGGGCTACATGAAGTTTGGACCAAACACCCAGGCCAGCATCACCCTCAACTTGCCCAACTGCTG GTTGTACCAGTCAGTCAAGTTGATGTACTCTGTCGGCATCTTCTTCACCTACACTCTCCAGTTCCACGTCCCAGCGGAGATCATCATCCCCGTTGTCatctcccaggtgtcagagaacTGGGCACTGTCTGTAGACCTGTCTGTCCGCACAGTCTTGGTCTGTCTGACTT GTATCTCAGCCATCCTCATCCCGCGCCTGGACCTGGTCATCTCCTTGGTGGGCTCGGTGAGCAGCAGTGCCCTGGCCCTCATCATCCCACCCATCCTGGAGCTCATCACTTTTTACCCTGAAGACATGAGCTGTGTCACTATTGCAAAGGACATCATGATCAGCATTCTAGGCCTTCTGGGTTGTGTATTTGGGACATACCAAGCCCTCTATGAGTTGACCCAACCCATCAGCTATTTCATAGCCAACTCCACATATGCataa